AAACATTTCCTCTTTGAGTGGACATTTAAAGTAAAAATTTCTACTCCTTTTTCCCTTTTGTTTTTCCCTACAATTTCTTAGCATCAAAAGCATAATTAAAGAAAAATGAGAGTTTCTTTTCCTGCTTCATTGCATTTTCGCACTCTCATAGATTTGAGCTATCCACTTGATTTTCATTTCCCTATTTTTCCAGGTCAGGAGCCCGTAGGTCAAGTTTCCCTGCGTGTTACTAAAGAAGATGGGTATGCTTCAAACCGGTGGGATATGCCCGAGCATTGGGGAACCCATTTAGATGCCCCCTTACACTATTCAAAAGGGGGGAAAACGGTAGCAGACATTGCTCTTTCAGAGCTTTTTTGTCCCCTTGCGGTCATTAACATTACAAATCGAGCCGCTACTGACCCGGATACTGAAGTTAGCCTTGAAGATATTCTTTCTTGGGAAAGAGAACATGGATTAATCCCAGAAAAATGCGTAGTCATAATGTATAGTGGATGGGGAAAATGGGTGTATAACCCTCAGTTTTATAATAAAAAAGAAGATGGACTTCTCCATTTTCCAGGTTTTTCTGTTGAAGCTGTCCAGTTCCTGATCAACGCACGGGAGATTTCCGGCATAGGCGTCGATACCCTTTCTATCGATCGTGGGAAAAGCCAGGACTACCCTGTGCATAAAACCCTTTTTGCAGCAGGCAAATGGGCATTAGAATGCCTGCACAACGTTCAAGATCTCCCTCCTGCAGGAGCTTGGATTCTTGTTGGGCCTATACCCCTCAAAGGAGCCACGGGTTTCCCCGCAAGAGTATTTGGTTTAATTCCTTAATCAGCCACTCAGCATCCCTGAACTGCCATTCACAGAGTCCTAGAGAAGAATAGGGTTATTCAAACCTTCAACTAGGAATCTTTAAATTTTTCCAACAATCCAAGCCAAAAGAGCTTTCTGGACATGGAGCCTGTTTTCTGCTTGGGTATAGATCTCTTCTTTTCTTTCATCGAATATTTCAGAAGAAATCTCCTGATCCCGATAAGCGGGCAAGCAATGAAACACAAGGGCATCTTTAGAAGCCAAACTTAAGGCATAACGATCAATCCTGTATTGAGAAAAAAGTTTCTGTCTTTTGGTTTTTTCCTCTTCTTTTCCCATGGAAATCCAAACATCGGTATAGAGAAGAGCAGCATTTCGAGCAGCTTCTTCAACGGAGGTAGTATTTTTGACAAAGGCATTCTTTACCGGGGAAAAATATTCAAGAGGAGAACCAATCCAGAGGGAAAAACCGAATTTTTCAGCTGCTAAAGCCCAAGACTTGGCAACGTTGCAACACCCATCACCAATGAAAGCGATTTTTTTACCTTTTATAGATCCTCTTTTTTCTTCGAAAGAAAAAATGTCTGAAAGAACTTGGCATGGATGTTCATCATCAGTAAGGGCATTAATAACAGGAATATTGCCATAGGTAGCGAAAAGTTCTACTTCTTTTTGATCATATGTCCTGATAATCAAACCATGGACCATTCTTCCTAAAACATGGGCTGTGTCTTCAATCGACTCCCCCCGTGAGAGTTGAAGATCCTGGCTATTGAGAAAGAGAGCTTCTCCTCCAAGCTCCCTGACTGCTACTTCAAAAGATAATCGCGTTCGGGTGGAAGGCTTTTTGAAAAGCAATGCCCATGTCTGGGAACCAAGGTAGCTTTGCTGCTCTTTACCCCTTTTTGCCTTTAGCTCTTCGGCTTTTTTAAAAATGACCCGTGCTTCTTCCTCGCTCATATCATTTATAGAAAGAAAATGGCGTAATGTTTTCATAATCATCCTTTCAAAGCGGCTTTTCAAAGGCCTTTTTTTTAAAGCAGCTCTCTTATTTCCTCCACAACCTAATTAAGAAAGGATTTTACAATTTAGAAAGCAAAAAATCCTCTAATATATTCCTGGCCTCTTCTGCCTCTTCAAGGCTCACGTTAAGCGGAGGCAAAAGCCTGATGGTGTTGCCACTGGCTGGAGCAACAAGAAGACCTTTCTTTATCAAATTTTCTGCTGCATTAAAAGAGGGCACAGCAAGTTCCAAACCGATCATCCCTCCTATTCCTCTTATTTCTTTAAGGAGGCTATTAGGCTTATTTTCAAAAATTTTTAGAGAACATAACAGATAGTTTCCTATTTCAAAGACATGCCTACCTAGATCATTTTTTTCGATCTCTTCAATAACGGCTAAAGCTACAGCACAAGCTAAAGGAGATCCACCAAAGGTTGAGCCATGGGAGCCTTCCTCAAGAATATCGCTGTAGCTTTCACTAATCCAGCTCACTCCAATAGGGAAACCTCCTCCCAATCCTTTAGCCAGGGATACCCCATCGGGGAAAACAGATTGCTTTTCTATAACTGTTGAGACTAAGCTTTGCCAAGCAAGGAAATGGCCAGTTCGCCATATTCCAGATTGTATTTCATCGATAAAAAAGAGGATATCCCTTTCTTTGCAAATCCTTCTTATTTCCAAAAGATAACCTGGAGAAAAAATATGAATGCCACTTTCTCCCTGGATTGGTTCTACAATAAGCGCCACCGTGTTATCTGACAGACTGTTCAGGAAATCTTTCACATCCCCTTTAACTATGGTCCTAAATCCAGGACAGAGAGGACCAAAGTCTTTTTTGACTTTGTGCTGGCCAGTGGCAGCAATTCCTGCAAGAGTACGGCCATGAAAAGAGTCTTCAAAAGAAAGGATCTCAAACCGTCCTGTTTTCTCGCCATACCGTCGGGCTACTTTAAAAAGACACTCGTTGGCTTCAGCGCCACTGTTTGAAAAAAAAACTTTCCCTCTGCCTATATGACCAACAATTTTTTGTGCCAGCTTCAGAGCTGGAAGGTGATAAAACAAATTGGAACAATGGATTATCTTTGCCGCCTGCTGAGCCAAAGCATTCCTGGTAGCCAGATGGGCATGACCAAGAACGTTAACAGCAATTCCCCCCGTAAAATCCAGGTACCGTTTCCCATCTGTATCCCAAAGATAACTGCCCTCGGCATGATCAACAACTACTGGAAACTTACGGTATGAGGGAACAATGTTAATTTTGTATTCCTCTATGACCTGCTGTACTGCGTTAAACTCTTGCATCTATTGCCTGTTATGTCTAAAAAGCGCTCTAAATAGCCCCTGAAAATTAATCTTATGAAACATCGCTCAACAACCAGTTTAAATTCAAAGCACAATTTCTGTTCCTATACCTTTATCAGTAAATATTTCAAGAAGAAGGGCATGAGGCATACGCCCATCAAGAAAATGTACTTTTTCTACTCCCGCTTCCAGTGCTTCCAGGGCA
The DNA window shown above is from Methylacidiphilum caldifontis and carries:
- a CDS encoding cyclase family protein; this translates as MRVSFPASLHFRTLIDLSYPLDFHFPIFPGQEPVGQVSLRVTKEDGYASNRWDMPEHWGTHLDAPLHYSKGGKTVADIALSELFCPLAVINITNRAATDPDTEVSLEDILSWEREHGLIPEKCVVIMYSGWGKWVYNPQFYNKKEDGLLHFPGFSVEAVQFLINAREISGIGVDTLSIDRGKSQDYPVHKTLFAAGKWALECLHNVQDLPPAGAWILVGPIPLKGATGFPARVFGLIP
- the argF gene encoding ornithine carbamoyltransferase, giving the protein MKTLRHFLSINDMSEEEARVIFKKAEELKAKRGKEQQSYLGSQTWALLFKKPSTRTRLSFEVAVRELGGEALFLNSQDLQLSRGESIEDTAHVLGRMVHGLIIRTYDQKEVELFATYGNIPVINALTDDEHPCQVLSDIFSFEEKRGSIKGKKIAFIGDGCCNVAKSWALAAEKFGFSLWIGSPLEYFSPVKNAFVKNTTSVEEAARNAALLYTDVWISMGKEEEKTKRQKLFSQYRIDRYALSLASKDALVFHCLPAYRDQEISSEIFDERKEEIYTQAENRLHVQKALLAWIVGKI
- a CDS encoding aspartate aminotransferase family protein, whose translation is MQEFNAVQQVIEEYKINIVPSYRKFPVVVDHAEGSYLWDTDGKRYLDFTGGIAVNVLGHAHLATRNALAQQAAKIIHCSNLFYHLPALKLAQKIVGHIGRGKVFFSNSGAEANECLFKVARRYGEKTGRFEILSFEDSFHGRTLAGIAATGQHKVKKDFGPLCPGFRTIVKGDVKDFLNSLSDNTVALIVEPIQGESGIHIFSPGYLLEIRRICKERDILFFIDEIQSGIWRTGHFLAWQSLVSTVIEKQSVFPDGVSLAKGLGGGFPIGVSWISESYSDILEEGSHGSTFGGSPLACAVALAVIEEIEKNDLGRHVFEIGNYLLCSLKIFENKPNSLLKEIRGIGGMIGLELAVPSFNAAENLIKKGLLVAPASGNTIRLLPPLNVSLEEAEEARNILEDFLLSKL